Proteins from a genomic interval of Desulfonatronum thioautotrophicum:
- a CDS encoding ABC transporter substrate-binding protein, producing MPQTVFSASACLVRLLLVALFFGLAGCSRAPEPVKVGFVGTLTGRISDLGVGVRNGVLLAVDAVNEAGGVAGRPLELIVRDDANDPETARRVLEELAAKGVVAVIGHTSSSMSVASLPALDDLGLILLSPTSTSNALSGLDDLFFRVSQPHGIEAELHARFILEELGVRSVLVVHDMANAAFTEDWISHFHPYFLARGGNPPGRLPFISGETPVFSQLAEEVRASGAEAVIIIAGAVDTAMLCQHLALRDVQAHRLATGWAMSPELFQRGGRSVEGLYVSHVYDDQHPGEAFQAFRRAYQDRYQSLPGFGAAYGYDAVIALGLALERAWREEGNFSTPALKAALLQVESFPGLQGDFSLDRYGDPWRAYHMSRVVGREFARVDAP from the coding sequence ATGCCGCAAACTGTATTTTCCGCGTCCGCGTGTTTGGTCCGCCTGCTGCTGGTGGCTTTGTTTTTCGGGCTTGCCGGGTGTTCCCGGGCTCCGGAGCCGGTCAAGGTGGGGTTTGTCGGGACGTTGACCGGGCGGATTTCGGACCTGGGGGTGGGGGTGCGCAACGGGGTGTTGCTGGCCGTGGACGCGGTGAACGAGGCCGGCGGGGTAGCCGGGCGGCCCCTGGAGCTGATCGTCCGGGACGATGCCAATGACCCGGAAACGGCCCGGCGCGTTCTGGAGGAGCTGGCCGCGAAGGGCGTGGTGGCCGTGATCGGCCATACCAGCAGCAGCATGTCCGTGGCCTCCCTGCCGGCACTGGACGATTTGGGGCTGATCTTGCTCAGCCCCACCAGCACGTCCAATGCGCTCAGTGGCCTGGACGACCTGTTTTTCCGGGTCTCCCAGCCCCACGGGATCGAGGCCGAGCTGCACGCCCGATTCATCCTTGAGGAATTGGGGGTACGTTCGGTGCTGGTGGTTCACGACATGGCCAATGCCGCCTTCACGGAGGACTGGATCAGCCATTTTCATCCATATTTTCTGGCTCGCGGCGGAAATCCGCCGGGCCGTCTGCCGTTCATTTCCGGGGAAACCCCGGTCTTTTCTCAGCTGGCCGAGGAGGTCCGCGCTTCCGGGGCCGAGGCCGTGATCATCATTGCCGGGGCCGTGGATACGGCCATGCTCTGCCAGCACCTGGCCCTGCGGGACGTCCAGGCTCATCGGCTGGCCACGGGATGGGCCATGAGCCCGGAGCTGTTCCAGCGCGGCGGGCGCAGCGTGGAGGGGCTGTACGTCTCCCATGTCTATGACGACCAGCATCCCGGGGAAGCCTTCCAGGCCTTTCGCCGCGCCTACCAGGACCGCTACCAGAGCCTGCCCGGTTTTGGCGCGGCCTATGGCTACGATGCGGTGATCGCCCTGGGTCTGGCCCTGGAGCGGGCCTGGCGGGAGGAAGGAAATTTTTCCACCCCGGCGCTCAAGGCCGCGCTGCTCCAGGTGGAGTCCTTTCCCGGGTTGCAGGGGGATTTCAGCCTGGACCGCTACGGCGACCCGTGGCGGGCCTACCACATGTCCCGGGTCGTGGGGCGGGAGTTTGCGAGGGTGGATGCCCCATGA
- a CDS encoding PAS domain-containing sensor histidine kinase, whose protein sequence is MLDIEFLYALRRGMLHFLAMFALLCGALLFPAPFSLADNPPANGGSFKGEDFFHNHGAVMLLIDPDSGAILDANQAAVRFYGYGHEKLISMNIQDINPLSPEEVAAEMALAREQLRNHFVFRHRPADGRERHVEVTSWPVTYQGQRALFSIVHDITGRIQAEEALRAEQANLESLVDEITRELRQAHRITNSTLLLALAVLAVVTVFLFRGLRRSAESRNALRQKSSLLASLLDSIPDLIFFKDVNGVYIRCNTEFARHVGRAEEEIVGRTDYDIYPPEEADAFRENDRLMLERQGPRHNEEWVGYPDGRRVLLDTLKTPFYDPDGVVIGIIGISRDITERKRMEESLRTSEQRLASVLETQQEMICRFQPDTTLTFVNEAYCRLFGKTSEELVGRPFLDLVPESEHDAIRATVGALSAGNPSQHYTHQVIGGDGRIAWQEWTDRVILDSRGAVLEIQSVGRDVTERMLAEQALRDKGEELERYFTSSLDLLCIANVNGEFVRLNPEWERVLGYPVSELEGRRFLDFVHPEDVEATLEALGKLNDQEQVQSFENRYLDRQGGYRWIEWRSIPQDELIYAAARDVTDRHNALAALRESEERMQALIRSIPDLVFVLDENLVFQDYHQPVSDRLLAAPEHFVGRAFETIAFPEPARTEILEALRATLRTGEPSRTEYWLDMPRGRFRYDMLVTPYRTAKSDSGGHAHGLTVVVRDITERYAMEQALRRSGEELARSNAELEQFAYAVSHDMRQPLRMVGSYLQILEKDLADLLTEETREYMGFAVDGARRMDAMILGLLDYSRVGRKTDPKAWVNSRESLDEALSFLRPAIQESGAEVRIAGDWPRIFASRDELTRLFQNLVGNAVKYRVPERPPVVDVTVREQDHDWLFRVRDNGVGVTPGQEDRLFKVFSRLHTRGRYEGTGIGLALCRKIVEHHQGRIWVESEGEGQGSVFCFTLPKMDDVEG, encoded by the coding sequence ATGCTCGACATTGAATTTTTGTATGCTCTCAGGCGGGGCATGCTGCATTTTCTTGCCATGTTCGCCCTGCTCTGCGGGGCCTTGTTGTTTCCGGCCCCGTTTTCCCTGGCCGACAATCCGCCCGCAAATGGAGGGTCGTTCAAGGGCGAGGACTTTTTTCACAACCACGGAGCGGTGATGCTGCTCATCGATCCGGACAGCGGGGCGATTCTGGACGCCAATCAGGCCGCGGTCCGCTTCTATGGATACGGGCATGAGAAGCTGATCTCCATGAACATCCAGGACATCAATCCGCTCAGTCCGGAGGAAGTGGCCGCGGAAATGGCCCTGGCCAGGGAGCAGCTCCGCAATCATTTCGTCTTCCGGCATCGGCCGGCCGACGGCCGGGAGCGCCATGTGGAGGTGACTTCCTGGCCGGTGACGTACCAGGGGCAGCGGGCGCTCTTCTCGATTGTCCACGATATCACCGGGCGCATCCAGGCCGAGGAAGCATTGCGGGCGGAACAGGCCAACCTGGAGTCCCTGGTGGATGAAATAACCCGTGAACTGCGCCAGGCCCATCGTATCACCAACTCGACCCTGCTTCTGGCCCTGGCCGTGCTGGCCGTGGTGACGGTCTTTCTGTTCCGGGGGCTGCGGCGAAGCGCCGAAAGCCGCAACGCCCTGCGCCAGAAGAGCAGCCTCCTGGCATCCCTGCTGGACTCCATCCCGGACCTGATTTTCTTCAAGGACGTCAACGGCGTCTATATCCGCTGCAACACCGAGTTTGCCCGGCATGTGGGCCGGGCCGAGGAGGAGATCGTCGGCCGGACCGATTATGATATCTATCCCCCGGAGGAAGCCGACGCGTTTCGGGAGAACGACCGGTTGATGCTGGAACGCCAAGGGCCCAGGCATAACGAGGAATGGGTGGGCTATCCCGACGGGCGGCGAGTGCTTCTGGATACATTGAAAACGCCGTTTTACGACCCGGACGGAGTGGTCATCGGGATCATCGGCATCAGCCGGGACATCACCGAGCGCAAGCGCATGGAGGAATCCTTGCGCACCAGTGAGCAGCGGCTGGCTTCGGTCCTGGAAACCCAGCAGGAAATGATCTGCCGGTTTCAGCCGGACACCACCCTGACCTTTGTCAACGAGGCCTATTGCCGACTGTTCGGGAAGACCTCCGAGGAACTGGTGGGACGGCCCTTTCTGGATCTGGTGCCGGAGTCCGAGCACGATGCGATCCGGGCTACCGTCGGCGCGCTGAGTGCCGGGAACCCGAGCCAGCATTACACGCATCAGGTTATCGGCGGGGATGGCCGGATTGCATGGCAGGAGTGGACGGATCGGGTGATTCTGGACAGCCGGGGCGCTGTGCTGGAAATCCAGTCCGTGGGCCGGGACGTGACGGAGCGGATGCTTGCCGAACAGGCCCTGCGGGATAAGGGCGAGGAACTGGAGCGCTATTTCACCTCCAGCCTGGATCTGCTGTGCATTGCCAATGTCAATGGTGAGTTCGTGCGGCTCAATCCGGAATGGGAACGGGTGCTGGGCTATCCGGTGAGCGAGTTGGAAGGGCGGCGGTTCCTGGATTTCGTCCACCCGGAGGATGTGGAGGCGACCCTGGAGGCCCTGGGCAAACTCAATGATCAGGAGCAGGTGCAGAGCTTCGAGAACCGCTATCTGGATCGGCAAGGGGGCTACCGGTGGATCGAATGGCGTTCCATCCCCCAGGACGAGCTGATCTACGCCGCGGCTCGCGACGTGACCGACCGGCACAATGCCCTGGCCGCGCTCCGGGAAAGCGAAGAACGGATGCAGGCCCTGATCCGCAGCATTCCGGATCTGGTCTTTGTGCTGGATGAGAACCTGGTATTCCAGGACTACCATCAGCCCGTCAGCGACCGGCTGCTGGCCGCGCCGGAGCATTTCGTGGGCCGCGCCTTTGAGACCATCGCATTCCCGGAGCCGGCCCGCACCGAAATCCTGGAAGCCCTGCGGGCCACCCTGCGCACCGGGGAGCCTTCCCGGACCGAGTACTGGCTGGACATGCCCCGGGGCCGGTTCCGTTACGACATGCTGGTCACTCCGTATCGCACGGCAAAGAGCGATTCGGGCGGACATGCCCATGGTCTGACCGTGGTTGTCCGGGACATCACGGAACGGTACGCCATGGAGCAGGCCTTGCGCCGAAGCGGAGAGGAGCTGGCCCGCTCCAACGCCGAACTGGAGCAGTTTGCCTATGCCGTGTCCCACGATATGCGCCAACCGCTGCGCATGGTCGGCAGCTACCTGCAAATCCTGGAAAAGGATCTGGCCGACCTGCTGACCGAGGAAACCCGCGAATACATGGGATTCGCCGTGGATGGGGCCCGGCGCATGGACGCCATGATCCTCGGCCTGCTGGACTATTCCCGGGTCGGACGCAAGACCGATCCCAAGGCCTGGGTGAACAGCCGGGAGTCCCTGGACGAGGCCCTGTCATTTCTCAGGCCGGCCATCCAGGAGAGTGGGGCCGAGGTCCGCATTGCCGGGGATTGGCCGCGGATCTTCGCCAGCCGGGACGAGCTGACCCGGCTGTTTCAGAACCTGGTGGGCAACGCGGTGAAATACCGCGTTCCGGAACGGCCCCCGGTGGTGGACGTGACGGTCCGGGAACAGGATCACGACTGGCTGTTCCGCGTCCGGGACAACGGCGTGGGCGTGACCCCCGGCCAGGAGGACCGCCTGTTCAAGGTCTTCTCCCGCCTGCATACCCGCGGCCGATACGAGGGGACCGGGATCGGGCTGGCCCTGTGCCGGAAGATCGTCGAACACCATCAGGGCCGGATCTGGGTGGAGTCCGAGGGCGAGGGCCAGGGCAGTGTCTTTTGCTTTACCCTGCCGAAGATGGATGATGTGGAAGGATGA
- a CDS encoding response regulator, with protein sequence MTQSGALKKRILIVDDHPSMRMGLAHLINNEPDLEVEGEVGTKAEAMEAVAGSRPDLIVLDISLLEGPTAGLELIVELRKRFGPLPILVLSMHDETLYAARAVYSGAMGYLMKQEPVRQVIVAIRRILDGELFLSEEVTQEMILNQIHGGNPALRCDPSVCLTNRELAVFRHIGMGLQPRKIAKTLNLSVKTIETHRLNIRRKLNLRDAADLSAFAVEWVRGKA encoded by the coding sequence ATGACGCAATCGGGGGCCCTGAAAAAACGAATCTTGATCGTGGACGACCATCCTTCGATGCGCATGGGGCTGGCTCATTTGATCAACAACGAGCCGGACCTGGAAGTCGAGGGCGAGGTGGGAACCAAGGCGGAGGCCATGGAGGCGGTCGCCGGAAGCAGACCGGACCTGATCGTCCTGGACATCTCCCTGCTTGAAGGCCCAACCGCCGGACTGGAGCTGATCGTCGAGCTGCGCAAGCGTTTCGGTCCGCTGCCCATCCTGGTTTTGTCCATGCATGACGAAACCTTGTATGCGGCCAGGGCCGTCTACTCCGGAGCAATGGGCTATCTGATGAAACAGGAACCCGTGCGCCAGGTGATCGTGGCCATAAGGCGGATTCTGGATGGCGAGCTGTTTCTCAGCGAAGAAGTGACCCAGGAAATGATTCTCAACCAGATTCACGGCGGCAATCCCGCGCTGCGCTGCGATCCCTCAGTCTGCCTGACCAACCGTGAACTTGCCGTTTTCCGGCATATCGGAATGGGCTTGCAACCCCGCAAGATTGCCAAGACGCTCAATCTCAGCGTCAAGACCATCGAAACCCACCGGCTGAACATCCGCCGCAAGCTCAACCTCCGGGACGCGGCGGACCTGTCCGCTTTTGCCGTGGAATGGGTTCGCGGCAAGGCGTAG
- a CDS encoding hybrid sensor histidine kinase/response regulator, with the protein MSSRLPQSYQLLLVEDDPGDAGLIRHALRDDRFGRFEATWVTTLGEARERLSARHFDAVLLDLTLPDSQGLETVLGGLEAARDVPVVVLTGWNDEELALRILEMGAQDYLVKGRHDTDALLRALRHALARARTERALRRSEALLSGILDNTVDAIWSATWPDFQVLFVSPSIERIFGRPRDDFQDNPRLWFEAIESEDRSISEAGQRELLRHGFADVEYRICRPDGEIAWVRDRSKVIRRPNGGPERVDGVISDITRRRRAEQRLQEHAAQLEQANRELDAALRRADAGNLARAVVEDQTELVCRFSTTGELTFVNHAFCRYHGRPEEELLGRAFTTALHDEDVRRAFDVVQGLTAADPIAACELRVVLPDGRVCWQEWNFRAIADERGLVLDYQGVGRDVTQRKDLERRLLHAQEQEQRRLGRELHDGLCQELKALEMEAALMEGCCGQGGDEALERAVLLGQRLNQSVRSAYGIARGLLPLGMDAQGFAPALAELVAGLRRSHRARIHANIRKDLLPRNEEQALHLFRIAQEALGNALRHARARKIRLFWGLVGGQALLEVQDDGQGMGIKGKASDSSAGLGVSVMRYRAQALGGQLVVDSPPGVGVRVAVRIPEW; encoded by the coding sequence ATGTCCAGTCGCTTGCCTCAATCATACCAACTCCTGCTGGTGGAAGACGATCCCGGAGACGCCGGGTTGATCCGCCATGCCCTGCGGGATGACCGCTTCGGGCGTTTTGAAGCAACGTGGGTCACGACCCTTGGGGAGGCCCGGGAGCGTTTGAGCGCCCGGCATTTCGACGCGGTCTTGCTGGATTTGACGCTTCCGGATTCCCAGGGTCTGGAGACCGTGCTCGGAGGGCTGGAGGCTGCCCGGGACGTGCCGGTGGTCGTGCTGACCGGTTGGAACGACGAGGAACTGGCCCTGCGCATTCTGGAAATGGGCGCCCAGGACTATCTGGTCAAGGGCCGGCACGACACCGACGCCCTGCTGCGGGCCCTGCGCCACGCCCTGGCCCGGGCCCGGACCGAGCGGGCCCTTCGGCGCAGTGAGGCCTTGCTGTCCGGAATTTTGGACAACACGGTGGATGCGATCTGGTCCGCCACCTGGCCGGACTTTCAGGTGCTGTTCGTGAGTCCGTCCATAGAGCGGATTTTCGGCCGACCCAGGGATGATTTTCAGGATAATCCGCGGCTCTGGTTCGAGGCCATCGAATCTGAGGACCGCTCCATTTCCGAGGCCGGACAACGGGAACTGCTTCGCCATGGTTTCGCGGATGTGGAGTATCGCATCTGCCGGCCCGATGGGGAGATTGCCTGGGTCCGGGACCGGTCCAAGGTGATTCGTCGCCCGAATGGCGGGCCGGAACGGGTGGATGGAGTGATCTCGGATATTACACGCCGGAGAAGGGCCGAGCAGCGGCTTCAGGAGCACGCCGCGCAGCTGGAGCAGGCCAACCGTGAGCTGGATGCGGCCTTGCGCCGGGCCGACGCCGGAAATCTGGCCCGGGCCGTGGTGGAGGACCAGACCGAGCTGGTCTGCAGATTCTCCACCACGGGGGAGTTGACCTTCGTCAACCATGCCTTCTGCCGATATCATGGACGCCCGGAGGAGGAACTGCTGGGGCGGGCCTTCACCACGGCGCTGCATGACGAGGATGTGCGGCGGGCGTTCGACGTGGTCCAGGGGCTTACGGCCGCCGACCCCATTGCCGCCTGCGAGCTGCGGGTCGTCTTGCCGGATGGACGGGTTTGCTGGCAGGAGTGGAATTTTCGGGCCATTGCCGACGAACGGGGGCTGGTTCTGGATTATCAGGGCGTGGGCCGGGATGTGACCCAGCGCAAGGATCTGGAGCGCCGCCTGCTGCATGCCCAGGAACAGGAGCAGCGGCGGTTGGGACGCGAGCTGCATGACGGCCTGTGTCAGGAACTCAAGGCTCTGGAAATGGAGGCGGCCCTGATGGAGGGCTGTTGCGGACAAGGGGGGGACGAGGCTTTGGAACGGGCGGTCCTGCTTGGTCAGCGCCTGAATCAGTCCGTGCGCTCGGCCTACGGCATCGCCCGCGGCTTGCTGCCCCTGGGGATGGATGCCCAGGGCTTCGCTCCGGCCCTGGCCGAACTTGTCGCCGGCTTGCGGCGCTCTCATCGCGCCCGTATCCATGCGAATATCCGGAAAGACCTGTTGCCGCGCAACGAGGAACAGGCCCTGCACCTGTTCCGGATCGCCCAGGAGGCCCTGGGCAATGCCCTGCGTCATGCCAGGGCCCGGAAAATCCGGCTGTTTTGGGGCCTTGTTGGTGGCCAGGCGCTCCTGGAAGTCCAGGATGACGGGCAGGGCATGGGCATCAAGGGCAAGGCTTCCGATTCTTCGGCCGGCCTGGGTGTGAGCGTGATGCGGTACCGGGCCCAGGCCCTGGGTGGACAGCTTGTGGTGGACAGCCCTCCGGGCGTGGGGGTCCGGGTGGCGGTGCGGATTCCGGAGTGGTGA
- a CDS encoding Rpn family recombination-promoting nuclease/putative transposase, giving the protein MMTYLTDRYVNFFTDYGFKRLFGEEPNKDLLRDFLNELLKEEQGRIVDLTYLKDEHLGGTSLDRRAIFDLYCENERGEKFIVELQKAKQNYFKDRSIYYATFPIQQQARRGAWDYELKAVYTIGILDFVFEEDRNDPGKYRYDVKLQDIVTHKVFYDKLTFIYLELPKFTKTLDQLETRFEKWLYAIKNLDRLDRVPDALREQIFEKFFAVAEIANFNRDEVLKYEDSLKYYRDLKNSFDTAREEGREEGIVTVARNLLDVLDDGTIAAKTGMSEEAVAALRKG; this is encoded by the coding sequence ATGATGACCTACTTGACGGACAGATATGTTAATTTTTTCACGGATTACGGATTCAAGCGTCTGTTTGGAGAGGAACCGAACAAGGATCTGTTGCGGGATTTTCTCAACGAGCTGTTGAAGGAGGAGCAGGGCCGGATCGTTGATCTGACCTATCTCAAGGACGAGCATTTGGGCGGTACCAGCCTGGACCGCAGGGCCATTTTCGACCTGTACTGCGAGAACGAGCGCGGCGAAAAATTCATCGTGGAGCTGCAAAAGGCCAAACAGAATTATTTCAAGGACCGCAGCATCTATTACGCCACGTTTCCCATTCAGCAACAGGCCCGGCGAGGGGCCTGGGACTATGAACTCAAGGCCGTATACACCATCGGCATCCTGGACTTTGTTTTTGAGGAGGATAGAAACGATCCGGGAAAATACCGCTACGACGTCAAGCTTCAGGACATCGTCACCCACAAGGTCTTTTACGACAAGCTGACCTTCATCTATCTGGAACTGCCCAAGTTCACGAAGACCCTGGACCAACTGGAAACCCGATTCGAGAAATGGCTGTACGCCATCAAGAACCTGGACCGGCTGGACAGGGTGCCGGACGCCTTGCGGGAACAAATCTTTGAGAAATTCTTCGCCGTGGCCGAGATCGCCAATTTCAACCGGGATGAAGTGCTCAAGTATGAGGATAGCCTGAAATATTACCGGGACTTGAAGAATTCCTTCGATACGGCTCGGGAAGAAGGCCGAGAAGAGGGGATTGTGACAGTGGCTCGGAATCTTTTGGATGTTCTGGATGACGGAACCATTGCTGCGAAAACGGGTATGAGCGAAGAGGCCGTCGCGGCCTTGAGGAAGGGGTGA
- a CDS encoding ATP-binding protein, producing MLFTVQDSGIGIPMEHREAVFKPFVQVDHELSRRFGGGAGWGWRWSSTWQGKWAGMSPWTASREKARRFTCRSACRRLAAAEGEPVRAFLFSA from the coding sequence ATGCTGTTTACGGTCCAGGACAGCGGCATCGGCATCCCCATGGAGCACCGGGAAGCCGTTTTCAAGCCCTTTGTCCAGGTGGATCATGAACTGAGTCGGCGCTTCGGGGGGGGGGCGGGCTGGGGCTGGCGGTGGTCGAGCACCTGGCAAGGCAAATGGGCGGGCATGTCACCCTGGACAGCGAGCCGGGAAAAGGCACGTCGGTTCACCTGTCGCTCTGCCTGCAGGAGGCTTGCGGCCGCTGAAGGGGAGCCTGTCAGGGCGTTTTTGTTCTCTGCATAA
- a CDS encoding ATP-binding response regulator, which yields MAEETMFILLVEDDPGDAGLVRIFLERSGLGRFALTRAKSLAEMQDQLARSAFAVVLLDLTLPDSSGLDTVRSGLIAAQDVPVVVLTGHDDEAFALSALDMGAQDYLVKGRLDPDSLGRSLRHALARARAEREHARELAEKNRQLDAALSQAEAASLAKSRFLATMSHEVRTPLNAILGFSRILAADPSLTGHQADQLRTVIRSGEHLHRLLDDVLDMARMDSEQPDIQLVDVDLDDLLTRLERIFLDRASAKGLRFLVHRAPDVPSVVRVDPAKLHRILFNLLDNAVKFTPRGEVVLRVGIELVGREEGAVLVATVQDNGPGIAAEDREQLFVPFQQTESQILAGGTGLGLAISSRFAENMGGALTLEDHPRGQGCLFRLQLPLSAPLEVFQTAARTQPGEPVATSLTDSAPPSLTDSAPPSLAALPARTLTLLREALEEGDMLRFTDLLDTLPGTEQTSVEHLRRLARNFDYEALDALLSSPPGLR from the coding sequence ATGGCCGAAGAAACAATGTTCATCCTGCTGGTGGAGGATGATCCGGGAGACGCCGGATTGGTCCGGATCTTTCTGGAACGATCCGGACTGGGGCGTTTTGCGCTGACCAGGGCGAAAAGCCTGGCTGAAATGCAGGACCAACTGGCCCGGAGCGCCTTCGCGGTCGTGCTGCTGGACCTCACCTTGCCGGACAGCTCCGGACTGGACACGGTGCGTTCCGGTTTGATCGCGGCCCAGGATGTGCCCGTGGTTGTCCTGACCGGCCATGACGATGAAGCGTTTGCCCTGAGCGCGTTGGACATGGGCGCCCAGGATTATCTGGTCAAGGGGCGACTGGATCCGGACAGCCTGGGACGGTCCCTGCGCCATGCCCTGGCCCGGGCCCGGGCCGAGCGGGAGCACGCCCGCGAACTGGCCGAAAAAAATCGACAGTTGGACGCGGCCCTGTCCCAGGCCGAGGCCGCCAGTCTGGCCAAAAGCCGGTTTCTGGCCACCATGAGCCACGAAGTGCGCACTCCGTTGAACGCGATTCTGGGCTTCAGCCGCATCCTTGCCGCGGACCCGTCCCTGACCGGGCATCAGGCGGACCAGCTCCGGACCGTGATCCGGAGCGGGGAACACCTGCATCGGTTGCTGGACGACGTCCTGGACATGGCCAGGATGGATTCCGAACAGCCCGATATCCAGCTTGTGGACGTGGACCTGGACGATCTGCTGACCAGACTGGAGCGGATCTTCCTGGACAGGGCATCGGCCAAGGGGTTGCGCTTCCTTGTCCATCGCGCTCCGGATGTGCCGTCCGTGGTCCGCGTTGATCCGGCCAAGCTGCACCGGATTTTGTTCAACCTCCTGGACAACGCGGTCAAGTTCACTCCCAGGGGGGAGGTGGTTCTGCGTGTTGGGATCGAGCTAGTGGGACGGGAGGAGGGGGCTGTATTGGTGGCAACGGTCCAAGACAACGGACCAGGGATTGCCGCGGAAGATCGAGAGCAGCTGTTCGTGCCCTTCCAGCAGACCGAGTCCCAGATCCTGGCCGGTGGAACCGGCCTGGGCCTGGCCATCAGTTCGCGCTTTGCCGAGAACATGGGCGGGGCCTTGACCCTGGAAGACCATCCCCGGGGGCAAGGCTGCCTTTTCCGCCTGCAGCTGCCCCTGTCCGCTCCCCTGGAGGTTTTCCAGACCGCGGCCCGGACCCAGCCCGGCGAGCCCGTGGCGACCTCCCTGACCGATTCCGCTCCACCGTCCCTGACCGATTCCGCTCCTCCGTCCCTGGCCGCCCTCCCGGCCCGGACCCTGACACTTCTGCGGGAGGCCCTGGAGGAGGGCGACATGCTCCGCTTCACCGACCTGCTGGACACCCTGCCCGGGACTGAGCAAACCTCCGTCGAACATCTTCGCCGTCTGGCCCGCAACTTCGACTACGAAGCCCTGGACGCGCTCCTGTCTTCCCCCCCCGGGCTCCGATGA